Part of the Fusarium musae strain F31 chromosome 3, whole genome shotgun sequence genome, GTGTATATACTCAAACCCCTAATCCCCACTCAGCAACCTTAATCATACTCTCCAGAACATCAGCCTTAACCAGAGCATGATCTCTAAATGTTACCCTACAAGCCAACGAATGCATAAACAACTGCAGATCTCTCTATTACCCAGTCAATTACAGTTCCCCAGTCTCGGCCTCTTCCTAATTGTCTCATCGACAtttgccaagctcatcaccCGACAACTTTATCCCCCAACTAGCATGCAATTTCATCTCCTTTTGCCATTATCGATGCATCACACACGGAAGAAGGGATTTTTGTAAGCCCAGTGATGACCTCGCAATGACAGCCCTATCACAATACCTCACCATCCATTGGCTCGGACGACTCACCCGGGCGGTTCACCGTCACCCTTTCGCCCCGCAGTCTTTGCTCAATACACCTAAAACATACGCATATTCAAATCAAAAGGATGCTTGGAAGGATTCATCCGGAAATGACAGAACGACACTCTTGTATACCCGCGTGCGCACACCGGTTTCCCCCACGCATTTGGGAGGGCTCACTGTCAACCCTCCCAGGGGTGCTTGTGCTTCTCGTTTTTGCAGCGGCTGCCaagctttaaataactaatgGTTTCTCGCATTCTCCGGGTGTTTAGCTTGAAAAGCCGGTTCCAGGTGAAcggttgatgagctgaacGGCAGGGGGGAAAGACATTGACAATCCCGGTGCAACCCTCTTCTCCAAAATGTTAGATCGGAAATGAAACCAACATCTTGTGTTTGAAGCTTATGCTTATTTCATCTTCCAGAATTATTCCATAAGGTCTGGGGAAGATGATTGTGGGTGAGATGAGGTGAAACGGAGCTGACATATACACGACGCTAAATGGCTGGCTATATTTACTTGCCGAGGCTGTTTACCGTGTTTATATCAGCCCAGTCTTAGGGTTAGTCAGGAATAACATGATTCAAGTCTCAGCCAGTCAGTCTACACCCTGGTCTCCATAACTCAGGCATCACTTCACTCAAATGAACGGGAAATTGCAGAACCGCCCCCCACCCAAACCCCATGCCATGGTTCTACCCCAAAAATGCTAGGCTGCTCGTTCAGGCTCGCTCGTATGTCTGACCCCGCAAAATTCGCGGTAGCATGTCATGTGGTTTTAGATCTGGCATATGTCTAATACAAAGATAGAAAACGATCAGCGCTTTAAGCATAAGCTAGCACCACCATCAGCCGGTCCGTTTAACCGCAAGAGTTGGACCGAGAGCAGCATCTCGGCTCGAGAATCCGTTTCAACTCTGGGGGACTGTCAACCTGAGCTAGGCCGGGGTTTGGCTGCATGCGAGCGAATCGTCGGTGTCTGTGTGGTCGGCCGCTGACGGGAATGTCACGTCGTGATGCAACATCAACAGCGGTCGAAACCAAGTATTTTGCGGAGACTCCACGTTTCCCCAGACAAAACTCCATAATTAGCCTATATACGGAGAATTCGGTTAAGCTACCGCTAGGTTCATAATGTCTGTCTCTATCTTATCTACACGCGTACGCgggggaagaggagaagttcATGTATAATATGATCTACAATGCCCCATTGAAATTCTCTTTTTCGTTTCCCATCCTCTCAAGCTTGGTTTCCTCTACTACCCTGGAGATTGGCCCTTGAATAGTACTCAGTCGACAAGCTAAGAAGAGCCAATTCGCCAACATGGTCAATGTTGGTAGCGCCGCTGACCCCGTCGTCACTCGCCTCGTCGAGGAGGACAAGGTGCCATGGTACAAGAAGCCCAATCTGCGCATCATGTACGTTTGGTTGTTCTTCTGCTGTATGGGTGTTGAGATGACCTCTGGTTTCGATTCGCAACTCATCAACACGCTCCAATACTCTCAGAACTTCCACCACTGTACGAATAACCTACAAATATAAGGAGGCTTGGTTCAAAGCTGACGGGTTTATAGATCTCGGTGACGGACGAAAGAACGACGAAGGCAAGTGGGCCATCGAGCCTGGTCTGCTCGGCTTTGTCAACTCTTCCTACCAGCTCGGCTCTATCTTTGCGGTCCCATTTGCGCCATGGTTCGCTCAGCGATTCGGTCGAAGATGGTCGATTATGCTTGGTTCTCTCATCATGGTTGGCGGTGCTATCATCCAGGGATTCGCCCAGCACGGTATGAGACTTCTGTTCCATCCAATATTCGATTTACTGACGAGTTCTCAGTTGGCATGTACATCGTTGCCCGCATGATTCTTGGAGCTGGAATTCTCTTCTGTATTATCTCTGGTGCCGCCCTCATCGGTGAGCTGGGATATCCCAAGGAGCGTGCTGTCCTCACATCTCTGTTCAACTCATCCTACTACATCGGTCAGATTCTCGCCTCTGCTATCGCTCTGGGCACTACtcccatcaccaccaactgGTCATGGCGTCTGCCCTCTCTTCTGCAGATCGTCCCCTCGCTCATCCAGATCTCCACCGTCTTTCTCCTCCCCGAGTCTCCTCGTTTCCTCGTCTCCAAAGACCGCGAAGAGGAAGCCGCCCAGGTCCTCATCAAGTACCACGCCGAGGGCGATGCCAGCTCCCAGCTCGTGCAGGCTGAAATCGTCCAGATCCGAGAGACCATCAAGGCCGAGATGGAAGCCTCCAAGCAGTCCTGGTTCGAGGTTATCCGCACCGCCGGTATGCGCCGTCGATTTGTTgtcaccatcttcatcggtCTCTTCACCCAGCTTTCCGGCAACACTCTTCTGAGCTACTACTCTGGTGTTCTTTTCGGCATGATGGGTTTCGAAGACGACTACACAAAGACTCGAATCAACCTCGCTTATGCTTGCTGGAGTTTCCTCAACGCTACGATCATTGCTTTGATCGTCACCCGCTTCAAGCGTCGACACATGTACATGCTTTCCGCTACTCTCATGCTGTGCGCTTTCATCGGCATGACTGTATCTCTCGAGAGAATTCAAGCTATCCCTGAGGGCGAGAAGAACAGTGCTCCTGGTGTTTCCGCTCTGTTTTGGTACTTTGCTTACTCGCCAACCTACGCCATTGGAAACAACGCTCTCACATACAGTAAGTCATTGGCCACCGTTTTCAAGTCCAATCTAACAGTCTGCAGCCTACCTGGTTGAACTCTGGCCCTACGCGATGCGAAGCCGTGGTATCGGTGTTCAGCAGATCTTCGGAAAGCTCGCCGGTTTCTTCTCCACCAACGTCAACTCGATCGCtctcgatgccatcaagTGGCGATACCTGGCCATCTACTGTGGCTGGATCTTCTTCGAGTTCTGCATCATCTACCTTCTCTACCCCGAGACCAGTGGCCGAACCCTCGAGGAACTTGCATTCCGTATGTTGTCTTGCTCCCGTTGCTTTAGTTGGGAAATTCTAACAGATCATAGTtttcgaggacgaggaactCAAGGAGAGGACAGTTGCTGCTGTCGAGAAGCAGATCCACTTTGGAGACTCAAAGGGAGAAAAGTCAGACGAACAGCAGACTCAAGTGCAGACCCGCGAGGTTGTTTAAACGGTTACTATGTTGAAAGGGAGAGACTTGTTTGGTCTCGATACTTGTTAGCGCTATCAGGACGATCGTTCATGAATACCATATTATTGCGACCGCATGTTTTGGTCAGCAACAGCGATTTACCGTCAAAGAGTACACTTCTAAAATCAATGTGATGTCTGAAAGTGAGTCGGGGTGAAGGGCTCAAGACAACTTAGGCTCCAGCACAAAATATCATACAACAAATGGGCCTCAAGTGTCACGACAGCTAGCAACAGAATATCATATTCTGAAAAGGATGATAGTATATCAAGTGGTGGTTGAGGTCTTGGTCTTAGGTCTCAGGAAGATTTTCTCAAGATATTCTCAGCTATAAACTAACTACTTACACCCTCTGCAGCACGTAAATTAACAAGCAATTGAAAAGGCATGCGCATATATTCCGTTCCTTTATTCGTCGCTCATTCCAGCCCAAGAGCGCCTTGGAGAAGCTTCAAAGCCCCAAACAGCTGATTGTCATGATATCTCCTCCCCACAAGCTGAAGATTGATAGGAGCTCCTGTAAAGTTCCCACTCTCCCAAAGCTCCTTCACATGAGCGCACTCGGGTCCCAGCGGCTGATAATCCGCTTCGTATTTCTCGCCTCCCTCAACCTTGAGCCCCGTAGGGAAAACCAAACCGGGGCAGTCAAGATAGTTCCACAGAGCTGTGTACATAAGATAGAAATTTGTGTCGTGAGTCGTAGCCGGACCAACGCCAGTTGGACAAAGAATAACATCGACATCCTGACGCTCCCAATCCTCTGCAAAGGAATGTCGGAAATCGAGGCATGCTTTGCGTACGTAAGTCATTTCACCGGCAGTGAGCATACCTTTGGGAGCGGCGGTCTTCCAGATCCAGTCGGTGAGAGGATAGATTGGCTCGCCTGTTGCGAGGATCGCATCACGACTTGGAATGCCGCCATCAGGGGAGTAGGCTTGTCTGATTTCGTCCCAGGCCTGTTTGATACCATATGGTAGGAATGGCTTGACCTCAATAAGTCCTGATAGTCGAGGGTCTGACAGAAGGTCACTAGCCCACGACAGGGTACGCTTGAGAGGTGGTTGAGGCTGGATGAAGCCATCGTGTGTCATGATGCCAACTTTGAGGGGGCGTCCAAGGGTCAGGCCCAGCTGTGTCGACAAGCCGGTCCAATTCGTGGGGACCAAAGTCAGGTCTCTGATATGTGGCTTGACAGCAAGCTGAAGACGCATGAATAGGTCCATGTCGCGTGCAGATCGACACATGGGACCTGCGTTAGCCAAGACAGTGAGTTCAGCAATCATTGGCCCATGTACCAAGTCCCTTGTTGACAGGATACCACTCGTTGGCTTATATCCATAGATACCACTGAACGCAGCAGGGATCCTAATGCTGCCTCCAATGTCGGTTCCAATGCCGAGGACGGAGCCCTTCATAGCAATCAAGGCTCCTTCACCACCACTGGAACCTCCAGATGTCAAAGTGGTGTTGTGCGGGTTCAAGGCGCGGCCCCAAGGCGAGTCACTTTCGCCATGCATGAGGGCCTGGGGTTGGTTCGTCTTACAATAAAAGACTGCGCCGGCCTTGCGAAGGACAGCTGGAAGGGGAGAGTCATGCTCGTCGTACTCAGCCGTAGCCAGAATACCCAACGAGGCGAACGTGCCGGCCAAGGGAATATGATCCTTGATACTGACGGGTACGCCATGGAGCGGGCCTATCGTGGTTCCATGCTCTGCTAGATACTCATCCATTTTCGTAGCTTGCTGGATAGCCTCATCATAAAACCACTGAGTAAGACAGCAGGTAAGCTGATGGGCGATAATCGCGCGCTTGCAAAATGCTTTCGCAACAGCCACAGAAGTATACTTGCGTCTGGCGATAGCCTCAGCAAGGCCAGTTGCATCATAGTCTTCTGTAATGGCTACTTCTTCGTCTGTGAGAATACCACAGGTAGAAGGGATCTTGGTGACATCGAGAGGGGTGTCTTTAAAGAATTCAGGGCCTAGACAGAACTCGGCGGGCACTTTGTCGGCGAGTGCTTTGAGAACAGCAGCACGCTTGGCCTCGTGCTCTGGTGTGCCCTTTGGCACTGGTACAGGGTTGTTGACTTGCATGGCTAGGGCGATTGAGCAGGCGGATGATCGAAGTATGTGCCAGTCTTGAGTTTTGGTAGAATGAGCGTCAAAATGGGTGCAATATGGATAGAGAACTGGTGAGTAGCAGGTCTCTCTTTATAGCCATACGCGATCACATCCGCACCCCGGAGGACTCTCTACAACTTGAACAAAAGCCATTCGGAAATACCAACGATTGGAGAGTTGAGATGCAGACAGTGGATAATCCAATCAGGCGTATTTGCGCAATAGTGCATGTAACGATCGCTGAGTGAAGCATGACCGAGGCCCCTGGGACTCAACCTGGAAGCTGGCCACCTAGTCCAAATTCGTCTTGACATCTATCTACTGAGCCAATCATTTGCTTTTGCGAGAAATGCATGAACTAAACTAGCGTGAGCGAATGAAGCGTATCATTCTAAGCTTCATGCTTCACTAGTGTGCTTCCCCGCAAGCTTGCTTGGGTTCGGCTGGGACGGGTATGCACCATGGATGATAGCTTATCTTGAGCTGAGGCACTTGACCCTTGAGTCTGGGCCTTATCGATCCTTTGACTAGTTGATCAAGTGATACAGATAACCATTTCCATCTTGTACGGGGGGAACAAGCCATTGGCCTTCTCTCTCTTACAAACATCCCTACGACTTCAGGACATCCCAACACAGCGTCGGAACACGGCTTACTTCAGTCAATTACCCCAGACTCATATCCACTATGACCGCAGGTTCTCAGCGGCCCAAGCTGCGTGCCAAGACGGGTTGCCTTCCATGTCGACAACACCGCATCAAGTGCGATGAGCGAACTCCCGTCTGCCGAGCGTGCCGTGCCTCACGAGTCCCGCGCGATTGTCAGTGGCCTGTGGACAAAGACCTCATCGACCGCCGTTTCAGATCATGCCAGATTCGCGATGCGgtacaagctcatcatcatcaatcgccCACTTTGTCTTCTGTAGTGACATCGCAGCTTCTGCTGGCTGACTGCGTGATCGCTCGTAAACGGGAACGCGATGACATCGAATGGACACTCTTTCGCGAATTCGGACACCGGGGAACACCACTTCTTTTACTGCCAAATTGCAGTTCTGTCTTCCATAAGACATGGTATACAGCTATACATACTATCATGGTGTCGCGCAAGACTCTGTCTTCTGCTCTCATGGCATGCGCTACATCCTTCGTTTCTATAAGAGGAGGACCGCCAGGCATGTGTCATGTCTCTCATCAATACTACACCGACTCGTTATCTCGGCTGGCAGAATCGCTCTGTCAAGGCTCACCAGAGAAGGACGATGACATTCTTATCACCATTGTGCTTCTGTATGcattcaacttcatctctggCTCCTCCTCATGGGATGATCAACCTCAGCATGTCACtgctgccatcaagatcatcagcttCCGTATACTCAACTCGAGAAGCACCGACCTTACGACTTTTCTCCGTCTGGCACTCGAGAGTGTGTTGTATCAGGtcttcttattaaataacgGTCTTTGGTCCAGCGCAAATAGCTACGTGTCCCTCCAGTCGCTGAACTCGGAGTTTTGGGCTCTCTCAGAGAAGCTCTTGGAGAATCCTACGAGCCTCGATTTTTCCCTGCTGAGTATCAATAGCCCCGTCCTTGGTATGCCCTTGGCTGTGATGCGACTCGCCACATTTCTCGGCCAGCTTTGCCTTGGAAGAGAATCCGCCAACATGGAAGATCTGGTGAAGCTTCAGACCGAGGTCGCAACATGGGAGGAATTCGCCCTGCAGGCGGTGGAACAGACCGATGCGTATGATGTGCTGAACAGAGACGCCAACTGCCTATACGCGATGGTGGCTTCTATCCTCATGCAACATCTCATTGCCTTTGGTCCAAACACAGGACTTCCCAGAGTATCTCACACAAGCAGTTGGCGAGCCTGTACAGCACTTCAAATCCTGTCCAGACGTGCCGAGGATCATCGCTGGTCTGAGTGTTTTATGGGGACTTGGCCTGTATACGCCCTTGGGTTCTTGCTATCTGAGGGCAAAGATAGAGATATTGTGCGGCGCGACATGCAACGCCGGCGGGAGCTCACAGGCTTCTGGATAGTCAAACGGTTCCAGGAGGACTTGGAGAGGTCTTGGGCTGGGCTCGAGGCAGACTCACCGTCAGCATCGGTCAACTACGATGTCCCCGACACAGGTGATGCCGCCTCCATGGAGTCTACCATTCCAATCATGGCGTTTTGAAGCAAAGATGTAATGGAGTGTGACTTGAAGACAAAGTGAGAGGCAAGATTCGACGACACATCTTTTATGAGCCTGGTGCCTCTCTACTATCGGCTAGGGGGCACTTACTCTGGTTAAATCTACATCACGTCAATTTTCTGCGACTCTGTAGCACTTTTCGTAGCCAGCGACTGATCACCCCTGTTGAACCTTGGGATTTTGAAAGCCACTGTCCCAACCATCCCATATGATAACTCCGTGATCAACTCAAACCTTGCACCAGGTTAAGTCAGCAGTGACCATGGCAGTCTCTTCACAATATT contains:
- a CDS encoding hypothetical protein (EggNog:ENOG41), producing the protein MVNVGSAADPVVTRLVEEDKVPWYKKPNLRIMYVWLFFCCMGVEMTSGFDSQLINTLQYSQNFHHYLGDGRKNDEGKWAIEPGLLGFVNSSYQLGSIFAVPFAPWFAQRFGRRWSIMLGSLIMVGGAIIQGFAQHVGMYIVARMILGAGILFCIISGAALIGELGYPKERAVLTSLFNSSYYIGQILASAIALGTTPITTNWSWRLPSLLQIVPSLIQISTVFLLPESPRFLVSKDREEEAAQVLIKYHAEGDASSQLVQAEIVQIRETIKAEMEASKQSWFEVIRTAGMRRRFVVTIFIGLFTQLSGNTLLSYYSGVLFGMMGFEDDYTKTRINLAYACWSFLNATIIALIVTRFKRRHMYMLSATLMLCAFIGMTVSLERIQAIPEGEKNSAPGVSALFWYFAYSPTYAIGNNALTYTYLVELWPYAMRSRGIGVQQIFGKLAGFFSTNVNSIALDAIKWRYLAIYCGWIFFEFCIIYLLYPETSGRTLEELAFLFEDEELKERTVAAVEKQIHFGDSKGEKSDEQQTQVQTREVV
- a CDS encoding hypothetical protein (EggNog:ENOG41); translated protein: MQVNNPVPVPKGTPEHEAKRAAVLKALADKVPAEFCLGPEFFKDTPLDVTKIPSTCGILTDEEVAITEDYDATGLAEAIARRKYTSVAVAKAFCKRAIIAHQLTCCLTQWFYDEAIQQATKMDEYLAEHGTTIGPLHGVPVSIKDHIPLAGTFASLGILATAEYDEHDSPLPAVLRKAGAVFYCKTNQPQALMHGESDSPWGRALNPHNTTLTSGGSSGGEGALIAMKGSVLGIGTDIGGSIRIPAAFSGIYGYKPTSGILSTRDLVHGPMIAELTVLANAGPMCRSARDMDLFMRLQLAVKPHIRDLTLVPTNWTGLSTQLGLTLGRPLKVGIMTHDGFIQPQPPLKRTLSWASDLLSDPRLSGLIEVKPFLPYGIKQAWDEIRQAYSPDGGIPSRDAILATGEPIYPLTDWIWKTAAPKGMLTAGEMTYVRKACLDFRHSFAEDWERQDVDVILCPTGVGPATTHDTNFYLMYTALWNYLDCPGLVFPTGLKVEGGEKYEADYQPLGPECAHVKELWESGNFTGAPINLQLVGRRYHDNQLFGALKLLQGALGLE
- a CDS encoding hypothetical protein (EggNog:ENOG41) encodes the protein MTAGSQRPKLRAKTGCLPCRQHRIKCDERTPVCRACRASRVPRDCQWPVDKDLIDRRFRSCQIRDAVQAHHHQSPTLSSVVTSQLLLADCVIARKRERDDIEWTLFREFGHRGTPLLLLPNCSSVFHKTWYTAIHTIMVSRKTLSSALMACATSFVSIRGGPPGMCHVSHQYYTDSLSRLAESLCQGSPEKDDDILITIVLLYAFNFISGSSSWDDQPQHVTAAIKIISFRILNSRSTDLTTFLRLALESVLYQVFLLNNGLWSSANSYVSLQSLNSEFWALSEKLLENPTSLDFSLLSINSPVLGMPLAVMRLATFLGQLCLGRESANMEDLVKLQTEVATWEEFALQAVEQTDAYDVLNRDANCLYAMVASILMQHLIAFGPNTGLPRVSHTSSWRACTALQILSRRAEDHRWSECFMGTWPVYALGFLLSEGKDRDIVRRDMQRRRELTGFWIVKRFQEDLERSWAGLEADSPSASVNYDVPDTGDAASMESTIPIMAF